The following coding sequences lie in one Bacteroidia bacterium genomic window:
- a CDS encoding HlyC/CorC family transporter has translation MSAILIIIFITLIFSAFFSGMEIAFLSSNRLQIELEKKQGFKSSNIISLFITHPKKYIATMLIGNNIALVVYGIFMAKILTDPISHFTDSESGILILQTLISTFIILFFAEFLPKTIFRLNSNLFLNIFAIPVSIFYFLFYPLSWATINFSNIILKRVFKANIKKNNNIVFGKVDIDNYINERMQNKNGIDDDEYELKIFQNALDFSKIKLRECIVPRTEIIAIETNDTIENLKNIFIETGYSKILVYKNNIDTIIGYVHSSELFLKPKSLNEIVHEVLIVPETMPANKLLATFIQQKRSVAVVVDEFGGTSGMVTIEDIMEEIFGEIKDEHDTDDLEDKKINDFEYLLSGRLEIDYLNEKYELNFPDTDEYETIAGYILYNHENIPKINETIIIGHYSFKILRVTNTRIELVQLKIVQE, from the coding sequence ATGAGTGCTATTCTTATAATTATATTTATAACTCTTATTTTTTCAGCATTTTTCTCGGGAATGGAAATCGCATTCCTTTCTTCTAACAGATTGCAAATAGAACTTGAAAAGAAACAAGGCTTTAAAAGTTCAAATATTATTTCGTTATTTATTACTCATCCTAAAAAATATATTGCCACAATGCTTATTGGCAACAATATAGCATTAGTTGTTTATGGTATTTTTATGGCAAAAATCCTTACTGATCCAATATCACATTTTACAGATTCAGAATCCGGAATTTTAATATTACAAACGCTTATATCAACATTTATAATTCTATTTTTTGCCGAATTCTTACCCAAAACAATTTTCAGATTAAATTCAAATCTATTTTTAAATATTTTTGCAATACCTGTATCTATTTTTTATTTTCTTTTTTACCCTCTTAGTTGGGCAACTATAAACTTTTCAAACATAATACTTAAAAGAGTTTTTAAGGCTAATATTAAAAAAAATAATAATATAGTATTTGGAAAGGTTGATATCGACAATTACATAAATGAGAGAATGCAAAATAAAAATGGTATTGACGATGATGAATACGAACTTAAAATTTTTCAGAATGCTCTTGATTTTAGCAAAATAAAACTTAGAGAATGCATTGTCCCAAGAACAGAAATAATAGCAATAGAAACAAATGACACTATAGAAAATCTTAAAAATATTTTCATCGAAACAGGTTATTCAAAAATTCTAGTTTATAAAAATAATATAGATACAATAATTGGATATGTTCACTCATCGGAACTATTTTTAAAACCAAAAAGCCTTAATGAGATTGTTCACGAAGTACTTATTGTACCGGAAACTATGCCTGCTAATAAATTATTGGCAACATTTATTCAACAAAAAAGAAGTGTAGCAGTTGTTGTTGATGAATTTGGAGGAACATCAGGTATGGTTACTATTGAAGATATTATGGAAGAAATTTTTGGTGAAATAAAAGATGAACATGATACCGATGATCTTGAAGATAAAAAAATTAACGATTTTGAATATCTACTTTCAGGTAGATTGGAAATTGACTATCTGAACGAAAAGTATGAACTGAATTTTCCGGATACAGATGAATACGAAACTATTGCTGGTTATATTCTTTATAACCATGAAAATATTCCCAAAATTAACGAAACAATAATTATTGGTCATTATTCATTTAAAATTTTGAGAGTTACAAACACACGAATTGAATTAGTGCAATTAAAAATTGTACAAGAATAA
- the lptC gene encoding LPS export ABC transporter periplasmic protein LptC → MKILKSKIIVFFAVLVFGVTLLQSCTNDLETVNAIVDLSAKPMIFAKDVEILRTDSGKIVLKGFAKESAYYLSEKDTFLEFKKGFKIETFKDYPIVESSITAEYGKHWESKKIWEAKTNVVTQNIKGEMLNTEQLFWDENKHIIYSNSFCRVTTSDGIITGNSFEADETFNKWTLKKGKGTINVKDE, encoded by the coding sequence TTGAAAATTTTAAAATCTAAAATAATAGTATTTTTTGCGGTTCTGGTTTTTGGAGTAACTTTATTGCAATCATGTACCAATGATTTAGAAACCGTAAATGCAATAGTTGATTTATCAGCTAAGCCAATGATTTTTGCAAAAGATGTAGAAATTTTAAGAACCGATTCAGGAAAAATAGTTTTAAAAGGTTTTGCAAAAGAATCTGCTTATTATTTATCAGAAAAAGATACTTTTCTTGAGTTTAAAAAAGGATTTAAAATAGAAACTTTTAAAGATTACCCAATAGTTGAATCAAGTATTACTGCAGAATATGGAAAACACTGGGAAAGTAAAAAAATATGGGAAGCCAAAACTAATGTTGTAACACAAAACATTAAAGGTGAAATGCTTAATACCGAACAACTTTTCTGGGATGAAAACAAACATATAATTTATTCCAATAGCTTTTGCAGGGTAACTACTTCAGATGGAATTATTACTGGCAATAGTTTTGAAGCCGATGAGACTTTTAATAAATGGACTCTTAAAAAAGGTAAAGGAACAATAAATGTAAAAGATGAATAA